The following are encoded in a window of Periplaneta americana isolate PAMFEO1 chromosome 13, P.americana_PAMFEO1_priV1, whole genome shotgun sequence genomic DNA:
- the LOC138711903 gene encoding E3 SUMO-protein ligase ZBED1-like codes for MTKEKVKVQLESAEYVTITTDGWTSINNESYLSVTAHYIKNVQMESYLLECYKYDAKHTAQNLAEELKRVTREWGIQQKIVCVVSDNAANIVAAIRLTGWKHIPCFAHNLNLIVQCGLHCIHDISAKIKRTVEFFKRSPQAATKLKEMQEQLGEPVLSLKQDVVTRWNSTLDMFQRILEVQRSLISTVALNYPDLPQISNDDVNKITQLCEVLKVFKVTTEEMSSEKQVTASKVILLSQSLKRWCSSFVHNAAIAEDVRQMAEKITEALNTRFRNIEDNALFAEATILDPRFKSHGFKDKRCFEKCKQALIAFCEKHQPSQRSDVTSPPPPISEMESIVWGEFDETVSSFVRNPHPKSAAIIEVDKFLQEPMLPRKENPLVWWSERRQIYPSLYNLVKKRLCVVATSTPCERVFSKAGHTVTEKRNRLTGKRVSQILFLNANLRE; via the coding sequence ATGACCAAGGAAAAGGTTAAAGTGCAGTTGGAGTCTGCAGAGTATGTTACCATAACAACAGACGGCTGGACCTCCATTAACAATGAGTCCTATCTGTCAGTGACTGCTCACTACATTAAGAACGTGCAGATGGAGTCATACTTGTTAGAGTGTTATAAGTATGACGCCAAGCACACTGCACAAAACCTGGCAGAAGAGCTGAAACGCGTTACTCGAGAATGGGGAATTCAACAAAAGATTGTGTGTGTGGTGAGTGACaatgcggccaatattgtagcGGCAATAAGGCTGACGGGTTGGAAACACATACCTTGTTTCGCCCACAATTTGAATCTAATTGTCCAATGTGGCCTTCACTGCATTCACGATATTTCagctaaaataaaaagaacagtgGAGTTCTTTAAACGTAGTCCACAGGCTGCCACAAAACTTAAAGAAATGCAGGAACAATTGGGCGAGCCTGTACTGAGTTTGAAGCAGGATGTTGTTACGAGGTGGAACTCCACCTTGGACATGTTTCAACGGATTTTAGAGGTACAGCGGTCCCTAATTTCCACTGTAGCACTGAATTACCCGGATCTGCCGCAAATATCGAATGACGACGTCAATAAGATCACACAATTATGTGAAGTACTTAAAGTATTTAAAGTGACAACAGAAGAAATGAGCAGCGAGAAGCAAGTTACTGCTTCAAAAGTGATACTGCTTAGCCAGTCACTGAAACGGTGGTGCAGTTCATTTGTCCACAACGCTGCGATTGCTGAGGATGTCAGGCAGATGGCTGAGAAGATCACGGAGGCCCTGAACACCAGGTTCCGGAACATAGAGGACAACGCTCTGTTCGCAGAGGCTACGATTTTAGATCCGCGCTTCAAATCGCACGGGTTTAAGGACAAAAGGTGTTTCGAGAAGTGTAAACAAGCTCTAATAGCCTTCTGTGAAAAACACCAACCATCACAGAGATCTGATGTTACTTCTCCACCGCCACCAATTTCAGAAATGGAATCGATTGTCTGGGGCGAATTCGACGAAACTGTCTCTAGTTTCGTAAGAAATCCTCACCCGAAATCGGCTGCCATTATCGAAGTTGATAAGTTCCTGCAAGAACCAATGTTACCAAGGAAAGAAAATCCACTTGTTTGGTGGTCAGAAAGAAGGCAAATATATCCTTCACTGTATAATTTGGTGAAGAAGCGCTTGTGCGTAGTTGCGACTTCCACTCCGTGTGAGAGAGTTTTCTCGAAAGCAGGGCATACTGTTACTGAGAAAAGAAATCGTCTCACAGGGAAACGCGTTTCTCAGATTTTGttcctaaatgcaaatttgagggAATAA